CCAGCCGGCGCGCCGCAGCGCCGGGACACCGACCCCCGGTCCACGGACCGGCCCGCTTCCCCGGGCCGGCGTCCGATGACCGCCAGCCGGCGCGCGAACCGCGCGGGCCTCGCGTTCGTCTCCCCCACCTTCCTCGTGGTCCTCGTGGTGGTCGTCCTGCCCATCGCGTGGACGGTGCTGCTCGCCTTCCAGAAGGCCAAGCTCGTCGACATCCAGGGCATGGGCCTGTTCGGCAACTGGTCCCTGGACAACTTCGCCCAGGTCTTCGACTCGGCCGGTTTCTGGTCCAGCCTGTGGACCACCCTGCTGTACACGGCGGGCTCCACACTCGGCTCCGTCGCCCTCGGCCTGGTCGCGGCTCTCGCGCTGCGCAGGCCCTTCAAGGGGCGCGGACTGCTGCGCGCGGCGATGCTGCTGCCGTACGTCGCGCCCGTCGTGGCCGTGGCCTTCGTCTGGGAGGTCGCGCTCAGCCCGCAGTACGGCGTGGTCAACGACTGGGGCCGGCGCCTGTTCGGCTGGGACGACCCCATCGCCTTCCTGTCGACGCGGGAGTACGAGGTCCA
This region of Streptomyces ambofaciens ATCC 23877 genomic DNA includes:
- a CDS encoding carbohydrate ABC transporter permease, which translates into the protein MTTAPAGAPQRRDTDPRSTDRPASPGRRPMTASRRANRAGLAFVSPTFLVVLVVVVLPIAWTVLLAFQKAKLVDIQGMGLFGNWSLDNFAQVFDSAGFWSSLWTTLLYTAGSTLGSVALGLVAALALRRPFKGRGLLRAAMLLPYVAPVVAVAFVWEVALSPQYGVVNDWGRRLFGWDDPIAFLSTREYEVHLLGLHFDIPLALLTVIVFECWRYFPFAFLFILARLQAVPDTLEEAALVDGATMTQRFRHVLLPQLMPVIALLCVLRFIMTFNKFDDVYLLTGGGAGTDVAAVRVYDFLTARYDVGAAAAQALTLAVVLMILLGLYFKFFGNKVQEEA